The following proteins are encoded in a genomic region of Glycine soja cultivar W05 chromosome 17, ASM419377v2, whole genome shotgun sequence:
- the LOC114391501 gene encoding ABC transporter B family member 11-like → MAEDIDLNGDPNNKKDSNNSEAKDETAKTEWNLHGLNVFGNMMNSFGGTKISNEVVHEASKVSLKFVYLAVDTFFVSLLPNYSWATWFGAKMVIEEGYTGGEVVTIIMAILNGSLEVVSLGQASPSFTAFAAGQAAAFKMFETIKRKAEIDAYDITSRQLDDICGDIEVRVVCFSYPTRLDELIFNGFSLSIPSGTTTTLVGESGSGKSTVVSLVDRFYDGAIVEENIAYGKDGAFVEEIKDGAELANLSKIIDKLPQLVQVIDVSSSEEDPEEDPEELPPKPVVDALDFPEDDEDPLSYVDSLEDIMSASEVDSTEESGPGGTTNSEDSSS, encoded by the exons ATGGCAGAGGATATTGACTTGAATGGAGATCCTAACAACAAGAAAGACTCAAACAACAGCGAGGCCAAAGATGAAACTGCAAAAACA GAATGGAATCTCCATGGCCTTAATGTCTTTGGAAATATGATGAATTCATTTGGAGGAACCAAAATCTCCAACGAAGTTGTTCATGAAGCTTCTAAG GTGTCTCTGAAATTTGTATACTTGGCCGTGGATACCTTTTTTGTGTCACTTTTGCCCAA TTATAGTTGGGCTACATGGTTTGGTGCAAAAATGGTAATAGAGGAAGGATACACAGGAGGAGAGGTTGTGACAATAATTATGGCTATATTGAATGGCTCCTTGGAAGTTGT GTCTCTTGGGCAGGCATCTCCAAGCTTCACTGCTTTTGCTGCTGGACAAGCTGCAGCCTTTAAGATGTTTGAAACAATTAAAAGGAAGGCAGAGATTGATGCTTATGACATTACTAGTCGACAGCTTGATGACATTTGTGGAGATATAGAGGTTAGGGTGGTTTGCTTTAGTTATCCTACTAGACTTGATGAACTGATATTCAATGGATTTTCTCTTTCAATACCAAGCGGCACTACTACAACTTTGGTAGGAGAAAGTGGGAGTGGGAAATCCACAGTTGTTAGTTTGGTAGACAGATTTTATGATGGTGCAATTGTTGAAGAGAATATTGCCTATGGAAAGGATGGTGCATTTGTTGAAGAAATCAAAGATGGGGCCGAACTAGCTAATCTTTCCAAAATTATAGATAAACTTCCTCAG CTAGTCCAAGTGATAGACGTGTCATCCTCCGAAGAGGATCCtgaagaggacccagaggagttacctcctaaGCCtgttgtggatgctcttgactttccagaggatgatgaggacccactctcTTATGTGGATTCTCTAGAGGATatcatgtcagcatctgaggtagactctacagaggagagcgGCCCTGGAGGGACAACGAATAGTgaagactcttcatcatag